The genomic DNA CTCGTCGTCGCGCTCGCCCTGATGCTGGCACTGGCCTCCCTGGCCGCCGCCATCGGCTTGGCACCGATCGTCGGCGCCTTCCTCGCCGGGATGGCGCTCGCTGAAGTGCGCGACCGGTACGACCTCCACGAGCAGGCGCTCCCGCTCTACACCTTCCTGGTTCCCTTCTTCTTCGTCGTCACGGGTGCCCGGGTCGATCCGCAGCTCTTCCTCCGGTCCGAGACGCTCTGGCTCGCGCTGGCAGTCACTGCCGTGGCAGTCCTGACCAAGGCACTCGGTGCGGCGCTCGGAACGCTCGGTTTTCCGTTTCGCTCCATGGCCATTGTAGGTTTCGGTATGGTTCCGCGCGGCGAGGTCGGCCTGATCGTCGCCTCCATCGGTCTCTCGCTCGGCGTGGTCGAACGTCCGCTCTTCTCGGTGGCCGTGGTCATGTCGATGCTCACCACGCTCCTCACTCCGCCATTGCTCGTCTGGCTTCTCCGCCCGCTGGTCGCCGCCCGGCGCGCGGCGCTCGCGTCGTCCGTTCCAGTCACGAGATCAGAGGAGAGATGATGAGTGGATCGTTGCGACACGCTCTCGCTGGAATCGTCGGCGCTCTGGCTTTCCTCGTCGCGATGGCAGTCGACCTGGCGCTGCTCCGGCGACGTACGAACGACCTGCGTCTTCTGGCGGGTCTCCTTCCCGTTGGGCACCGGTACTGGCCGCTGCTGGGCACGATCATGCACCTGGTGAACGGCGCCGCCCTCGGCGTCCTCTATGGCCGCCTGCGTCATCGCTTGCCGCGGCCAGGCTGGTTGGCCGGCACGGTGTTCGCGCTCGGCGAGAACCTCGTCCTCTGGCCCCTGATCGTCGTGCTCGACCGCATCCATCCCGACGTCCGCGCCGGCCGGCTCGAGCGGTTCAACCAGCCGGTACCGTTCCTGCAGGAGGTCTGGCGACACCTCGCCTATGGCATCACGCTCGGCCTCCTCGTCGACCGCTGGCAGCGGACGGAGAGCGAGCCGGCACCATGAACGCGGCGCTCCTCGCCCGGCCCCTGCTCCTCGAGCCGGTCCTGGTCGAGCGCCCCTGGGGTGACCAGCGCCTGGCCCGCTACCTCGGCAAATCGCTGCCGCATGGCGCGCGCATCGGCGAATCGTGGGAGACCGCGAACGAAGCGCGTGTCGCGAGCGGCCCGCTGGCTGGGCTCACGCTCGGTGAGCTGGTCGCACAGTTCGGTGCCGACTTCCTCGGCGAACGCGGGTGGGCAGCCAGTCAGCCGTTCGGGGACTTCCCGCTCCTGATCAAGTTCATCGATGCCGACGACGTCCTTTCCGTCCAGGTACACCCCGACGACGAACAGGCCCGTCCGCTCGGGCAGCGCGGCAAGACCGAAGCCTGGTACATCCTCGCTGCGGAACCCGGCGCCGAACTCGTCGTCGGACTGACCGAACCGCTCGACCCCAGCACGATCCGCTCGCTCCTGGCCGAGCGTCGTCTGGCCGATTACCTGGTACGACTTCCCGTGCGCGCTGGCGACACGGTGATCGTTCCGGCCGGCACACTGCACGCGATCGGCAGTGGCATCCTGCTCTACGAGATCCAGGAGCAGTCCGACATCACCTACCGTTTCTATGACTGGGATCGTCTCGATGCTGCCGGGCGCGGTCGGCCGCTCCATATCGAGGATGGGCTCGCTGTGCTCCGGTCCGAGCGACAGGCGCGCCGGACGCAGCCGCTGGCGCTCGACGAGTGGCGGTCGATCCTGACGGCCTGTCGCTACTTCCTGCTCGAGCGGTGGGAAGTCGACGGAGAACGGCACCTCGTGCGCCGCCCTGACGAGTCCCCGCACCTGCTCAGCTGCATCGCGGGCAGCGTCACGATCGCGACGGCGGACGAGGCGCTCGAGCTCACCGTCGGACGAACGGTGCTACTCCCAGCACCGCTGAGCGAGATCCATCTGGGTGGGCGCGGCACGCTCCTCGCTGCCACCGTACCGGACCTCTGGCGCGATGTCGTCGTCCCCTTGCAGGCAGCCGGTTACCCGGACGAGGCGATCGCGCGCCTCTGTGGTGACACCAGCGACCTCGCCCAGGCGCTCGCGCGCGGAGCGGGCACCGCGCACTGACGGAGGACTCGACCCGGAATCTCCGCTGCCTGCACCAGGCGGACGGCTGCGACCCTGTACACCCAGCGACGACCCTTCTGCATCGCTGAGCGGTACCGGCAGCCCGCGCCGGCCAGCGATCGAGCGCGCCCAGCGCACGACAGCACGCGGTGCACCCAGACGCTCGATCGCTACGCAGCTGCCGTACTCTTCATGAGCCTCGACGCGCTCGCTCTCCAACCGCGCCTCTTCGAACGCCGCCAGTCCGCCGACACCCTGCTCTTCAGCCAGAGCGATCTCGTCGAACCAGCGAAATCGCCGCTGCTGCGTGAGCTCGATCGACTCTATGCCGCTCAGCCGATCGAGCGCCAGCGTCTCTGGCGCAACTTTCGTCACATCGTCCTTCACGTCTCGTACGAGAACGTTCCCTCCTTCGAGCGCTTCCTCGGAGTCCGCCTGACGACCGTCGTGGCGCGCACCCATCCAGTCACCGTGAGCCCGACCAGACCCCTTCTCGATGCGACCGACCGCGACCGTCTGCTCGAGTCCGTCGGTCAAATCGTGGAAGTGCGCGGGGTCGTGCGCTCCGTCCGGTCTCGGTTCACGTTCGATGGACGGCCCTGCCTGTTCGTCAATTTCGGGAACTACTTCGACGGCGACTTCTACGTCGTCATCTGGCAGGAGGCACTCCGGGAGCTCGCCGCTCGGAAGTGGGACGAGGCGGCCCTCCGTACTGCGCTCGCCGGTGAACTCGTCTCGGTAACCGGACTCCTCGACGCCTACCGCGCCGGCAACCGCATCAACCCGCAGATCCAGTACCGTGAGCCCG from Thermomicrobium sp. 4228-Ro includes the following:
- a CDS encoding type I phosphomannose isomerase catalytic subunit codes for the protein MNAALLARPLLLEPVLVERPWGDQRLARYLGKSLPHGARIGESWETANEARVASGPLAGLTLGELVAQFGADFLGERGWAASQPFGDFPLLIKFIDADDVLSVQVHPDDEQARPLGQRGKTEAWYILAAEPGAELVVGLTEPLDPSTIRSLLAERRLADYLVRLPVRAGDTVIVPAGTLHAIGSGILLYEIQEQSDITYRFYDWDRLDAAGRGRPLHIEDGLAVLRSERQARRTQPLALDEWRSILTACRYFLLERWEVDGERHLVRRPDESPHLLSCIAGSVTIATADEALELTVGRTVLLPAPLSEIHLGGRGTLLAATVPDLWRDVVVPLQAAGYPDEAIARLCGDTSDLAQALARGAGTAH
- a CDS encoding DUF6789 family protein, yielding MSGSLRHALAGIVGALAFLVAMAVDLALLRRRTNDLRLLAGLLPVGHRYWPLLGTIMHLVNGAALGVLYGRLRHRLPRPGWLAGTVFALGENLVLWPLIVVLDRIHPDVRAGRLERFNQPVPFLQEVWRHLAYGITLGLLVDRWQRTESEPAP